In one Pseudomonas sp. 31-12 genomic region, the following are encoded:
- a CDS encoding carbohydrate porin: MKKKNNAQLICQLSAVAAMMLAGSVHAADAFSADSEWMTGDWGGERTKLIEQGIDIKMDYVGEVGGNLHGGYNNDKTARYADQFGLGVALDLQKLWGWDNTQAKVQFTNRNGENISNDRVGDPRAGTLSSSQEVYGRGHMVRLTQLWIKHQFLDGKLDVKAGYFGEGEDFNTFPCEFQNLAFCGSQAGNWATNIWYNWPVMQAAVRVKYNISPEWYAQIGAYNQNPSQLEHGNGFKLSGSGTKGTVLPVELVWLPNPGNLPGEYRVGYYKSTAKADDVREDDNGDDAATSGNAYRSHSSKSGYWFVAQQQLTTHNGDASRGLNIAANATFHDKDTNFVDNYQSLMLVYKGPFDARPKDDFGIGAARIHVNDDVKKNSELVNASNNVTDYQDPLFAPLRNTEYNYEINYGFHVTNWLTVRPNLQYITHPGGVDEVDNALVAGLKIQSVF; the protein is encoded by the coding sequence ATGAAGAAGAAGAACAACGCTCAGCTTATCTGCCAGTTGTCCGCGGTTGCGGCCATGATGCTGGCCGGTAGTGTGCACGCGGCTGATGCGTTCAGCGCCGATTCCGAATGGATGACCGGTGATTGGGGTGGCGAGCGGACCAAGCTGATCGAGCAAGGTATCGACATCAAGATGGACTACGTCGGTGAAGTGGGTGGAAACCTTCACGGCGGCTACAACAACGACAAGACCGCGCGTTACGCCGACCAGTTTGGTCTGGGCGTGGCGCTGGACCTGCAAAAGTTGTGGGGCTGGGATAACACCCAGGCCAAGGTCCAGTTCACCAACCGTAACGGTGAAAACATCTCCAATGACCGTGTCGGCGATCCGCGTGCCGGCACCTTGAGTTCTTCCCAGGAAGTCTACGGCCGTGGCCACATGGTCCGTCTGACCCAGTTGTGGATCAAACACCAGTTCCTCGACGGCAAACTGGACGTCAAGGCTGGTTACTTCGGCGAAGGCGAAGACTTCAACACCTTCCCGTGCGAGTTCCAGAACCTGGCGTTCTGCGGTTCCCAAGCGGGTAACTGGGCGACCAACATCTGGTACAACTGGCCGGTCATGCAAGCTGCGGTCCGCGTGAAGTACAACATCTCGCCTGAGTGGTATGCGCAGATCGGCGCGTACAACCAGAACCCGTCGCAACTGGAGCACGGTAACGGCTTCAAGCTCAGCGGCAGTGGTACCAAAGGCACCGTGTTGCCGGTCGAACTGGTCTGGCTGCCTAACCCTGGCAACCTGCCGGGCGAATACCGTGTCGGTTATTACAAAAGCACGGCCAAGGCCGACGACGTTCGTGAAGACGATAACGGCGATGACGCGGCAACCAGCGGCAATGCCTATCGCAGCCACAGCAGCAAATCCGGCTACTGGTTCGTGGCGCAACAACAACTCACCACTCACAACGGTGACGCGTCCCGCGGTCTGAACATTGCTGCCAACGCTACCTTCCATGACAAGGACACCAACTTCGTCGACAACTATCAGTCGCTGATGCTGGTGTACAAGGGCCCGTTCGATGCACGTCCGAAGGATGACTTCGGTATCGGTGCCGCGCGTATCCATGTCAACGATGACGTGAAGAAAAACTCGGAGTTGGTCAACGCCTCCAACAATGTCACGGACTATCAGGACCCGCTGTTCGCGCCGCTGCGTAACACTGAGTACAACTACGAGATCAACTACGGCTTCCACGTTACCAACTGGCTGACCGTGCGTCCCAACCTGCAATACATCACTCACCCGGGCGGTGTGGATGAAGTCGACAACGCGCTGGTGGCCGGCCTGAAAATTCAGTCGGTGTTCTAA
- a CDS encoding ABC transporter ATP-binding protein: MATLELRNVNKTYGPGLPDTLKNIELSIKDGEFLILVGPSGCGKSTLMNCIAGLETITGGAIMIGDQDVSGMSPKDRDIAMVFQSYALYPTMSVRENIAFGLKIRKMPAADIEAEVARVAKLLQIEHLLNRKPGQLSGGQQQRVAMGRALARRPKIYLFDEPLSNLDAKLRVEMRTEMKLMHQRLKTTTVYVTHDQIEAMTLGDKVAVMKDGIIQQFGTPKDIYNNPANLFVASFIGSPPMNFIPLRLQRKEGRLIALLDSGQARCELPLGMQDAGLEDREVILGLRPEQIVLAGSEPNGLPTIRAEVQVTEPTGPDTLVFVNLNETKVCCRLAPDVAPNVGETLTLQFDPSKVLLFDAKTGERLGVAGQPKAESHSANVAQFKGR, from the coding sequence ATGGCTACGCTCGAACTTCGCAATGTAAACAAGACCTATGGTCCCGGCTTGCCGGACACCCTCAAGAACATCGAACTGTCGATCAAGGACGGTGAGTTCCTGATCCTCGTCGGACCTTCGGGTTGCGGCAAATCGACCCTGATGAATTGCATCGCCGGCCTGGAAACCATCACCGGCGGCGCGATCATGATCGGTGACCAGGACGTCAGCGGCATGAGCCCGAAAGACCGTGACATCGCCATGGTGTTCCAGTCCTACGCGCTGTACCCGACCATGAGCGTGCGCGAGAACATCGCCTTCGGCTTGAAGATCCGCAAAATGCCCGCCGCCGACATCGAAGCGGAAGTGGCGCGGGTGGCCAAGCTGCTGCAGATCGAACACCTGCTCAACCGCAAGCCCGGCCAACTCTCTGGCGGTCAGCAACAGCGTGTTGCAATGGGCCGTGCCCTGGCGCGGCGGCCGAAGATCTACCTGTTCGACGAACCGCTGTCCAACCTTGACGCCAAGCTGCGCGTCGAGATGCGCACTGAAATGAAACTGATGCACCAGCGCCTGAAAACCACCACGGTCTACGTGACCCACGACCAGATCGAAGCGATGACCCTGGGCGACAAAGTGGCGGTGATGAAGGACGGGATCATCCAGCAGTTCGGCACGCCGAAAGACATCTACAACAACCCGGCCAACCTGTTTGTGGCGAGCTTCATCGGTTCGCCGCCGATGAACTTCATCCCCCTGCGTTTGCAACGCAAGGAAGGTCGTCTGATCGCACTGCTCGACAGCGGCCAGGCGCGCTGCGAATTGCCGTTGGGCATGCAGGACGCCGGTCTGGAAGATCGCGAAGTGATCCTCGGCCTGCGTCCGGAACAGATCGTGCTGGCGGGCAGCGAGCCCAATGGTTTGCCGACCATTCGCGCCGAAGTCCAGGTCACTGAACCGACCGGTCCCGACACGCTGGTGTTCGTCAATCTCAATGAAACCAAAGTCTGCTGCCGTCTGGCACCGGACGTCGCGCCGAACGTGGGCGAGACCCTGACGCTGCAATTCGATCCATCGAAAGTGCTGTTGTTCGACGCCAAGACCGGGGAACGCTTGGGGGTGGCCGGTCAGCCAAAAGCCGAGAGCCACAGCGCGAACGTCGCTCAATTCAAAGGCCGCTGA
- a CDS encoding carbohydrate ABC transporter permease, whose amino-acid sequence MTSFSAKPSISLSRIAIYGVLILAVCLYLIPLVVMLLTSFKTPEDINSGNLLSWPTVVSGIGWVKAWGTVDGYFWNSIKITVPAVLISTAIGALNGYVLSMWRFRGSQLFFGLLLFGCFLPFQTVLLPASFTLGKMGLASTTTGLVFVHVVYGLAFTTLFFRNYYVSVPDALVKAARLDGAGFFTIFRLIILPMSTPIIMVCLIWQFTQIWNDFLFGVVFSSGDSQPITVALNNLVNTSTGAKEYNVDMAAAMIAGLPTLLVYVVAGKYFVRGLTAGAVKG is encoded by the coding sequence ATGACTAGTTTCTCTGCCAAACCTTCCATCAGCCTGAGTCGCATCGCGATCTACGGCGTGCTGATCCTGGCCGTATGCCTTTACCTGATACCGCTGGTGGTCATGCTGTTGACCAGCTTCAAGACGCCGGAAGACATCAACTCCGGCAACCTGCTGAGCTGGCCGACCGTGGTCAGCGGCATCGGCTGGGTCAAGGCCTGGGGCACGGTGGACGGGTACTTCTGGAACTCGATCAAGATCACCGTCCCGGCGGTGCTGATCTCCACCGCCATCGGTGCGCTGAACGGCTATGTGCTGTCGATGTGGCGCTTCCGTGGCTCGCAGTTGTTCTTCGGCCTGTTGCTGTTCGGTTGCTTCCTGCCGTTCCAGACCGTCTTGCTGCCGGCCTCGTTCACTCTCGGAAAAATGGGCCTGGCCAGCACCACCACCGGCCTGGTGTTCGTGCACGTGGTCTATGGCCTGGCGTTCACCACGCTGTTCTTCCGTAACTACTACGTCAGCGTTCCCGATGCGCTGGTGAAAGCCGCGCGGCTCGATGGCGCGGGTTTCTTCACCATCTTCCGCTTGATCATCCTGCCGATGTCCACCCCGATCATCATGGTCTGCCTGATCTGGCAGTTCACCCAGATCTGGAACGACTTCCTGTTCGGTGTGGTGTTCTCCAGCGGTGATTCGCAACCCATTACGGTGGCGTTGAACAACTTGGTCAACACCAGTACCGGGGCCAAGGAATACAACGTTGATATGGCGGCGGCGATGATCGCCGGGCTGCCGACCCTGCTGGTCTATGTGGTCGCAGGCAAGTATTTCGTGCGCGGGCTGACGGCCGGCGCAGTCAAGGGGTAA
- a CDS encoding carbohydrate ABC transporter permease — protein MSSVAVFSKASPFDALQRWLPKLVLAPSMFIVLVGFYGYILWTFILSFTTSTFLPTYKWAGLAQYQRLFDNDRWWVASKNLAVFGGMFIGITLVIGVLLAVFLDQRIRREGFIRTIYLYPMALSMIVTGTAWKWLLNPGMGLDKLLRDWGWEGFRLDWLIDPDRVVYCLVIAAVWQASGFIMAMFLAGLRGVDQSIIRAAQIDGASMPRIYLKVVLPSLRPVFFSAVMILAHIAIKSFDLVAAMTAGGPGYSSDLPAMFMYSFTFSRGQMGMGSASAILMLGAILAIIVPYLYSELRTKRHD, from the coding sequence ATGAGTTCTGTTGCTGTGTTCAGCAAGGCCTCGCCGTTCGATGCACTGCAGCGCTGGCTACCGAAACTGGTGCTGGCGCCGAGCATGTTCATCGTCCTGGTGGGCTTCTATGGCTATATCCTGTGGACGTTCATCCTGTCGTTCACCACCTCGACCTTCCTGCCGACTTACAAGTGGGCGGGCCTGGCGCAGTATCAGCGGCTGTTCGACAACGACCGTTGGTGGGTCGCGAGCAAGAACCTGGCCGTGTTCGGCGGCATGTTCATCGGCATCACCTTGGTGATCGGTGTGCTGCTGGCCGTGTTTCTTGATCAGCGCATTCGCCGCGAAGGTTTCATCCGTACCATTTACCTGTACCCGATGGCGCTCTCGATGATCGTCACCGGTACTGCCTGGAAATGGCTGCTCAACCCGGGCATGGGCCTGGACAAATTGTTACGGGACTGGGGCTGGGAAGGCTTTCGCCTGGACTGGCTGATCGACCCGGATCGCGTGGTGTATTGCCTGGTGATCGCTGCGGTCTGGCAAGCCTCGGGCTTCATCATGGCGATGTTCCTCGCCGGCCTGCGTGGGGTTGATCAATCGATCATCCGTGCCGCCCAGATCGATGGTGCGAGCATGCCGCGCATTTACCTGAAAGTGGTGTTGCCGAGCCTGCGCCCGGTGTTCTTCAGCGCCGTGATGATCCTGGCCCACATCGCGATCAAGAGTTTCGACCTGGTGGCGGCAATGACTGCCGGCGGCCCGGGTTACTCCTCCGACCTGCCTGCGATGTTCATGTATTCCTTCACCTTCAGCCGCGGCCAGATGGGCATGGGCTCGGCCAGTGCGATTCTGATGCTCGGTGCGATTCTCGCAATCATCGTGCCTTACCTGTACTCCGAGCTGAGGACCAAGCGCCATGACTAG
- a CDS encoding ABC transporter substrate-binding protein, whose amino-acid sequence MNAISRLATVISLASLLPISAFPVSALAADSKGSVEVVHWWTSGGEKAAVDVLKAQVEKDGFTWKDGAVAGGGGATAMTVLKSRAVAGNPPGVAQIKGPDIQEWASTGLLDTDVLKDAAKTEKWDSLLDKKVSDTVKYEGDYVAVPVNIHRVNWLWINPEVFKKAGIEKAPTTLEEFYAAGDKLKKAGFIALAHGGQPWQDSTVFEAVVLSVMGVDGYKKALVDLDNAALTGPEMVKALTELKKVATYMDADGKGQDWNLEAAKVINGKAGMQIMGDWAKSEWTAAKKVAGKDYECVAFPGTDKAFTYNIDSLAVFKQKDKGTAAAQQDIAKVVLGENFQKVFSINKGSIPVRIDMLNDMGKYGFDSCAQTAAKDFLVDAKSGGLQPSMAHNMATTLAVQGAFFDVVTNFINDPKADPATAAKQLGTAVKAAK is encoded by the coding sequence ATGAATGCGATTTCTCGCCTCGCTACTGTCATTTCTCTTGCCTCATTGCTTCCTATCTCTGCATTCCCTGTCAGTGCGCTTGCCGCCGATTCCAAAGGTTCGGTAGAAGTCGTTCACTGGTGGACCTCCGGTGGTGAAAAAGCGGCTGTCGATGTCCTCAAAGCCCAAGTCGAAAAAGACGGTTTCACCTGGAAGGACGGCGCCGTTGCCGGTGGTGGCGGTGCGACCGCCATGACCGTACTCAAGAGCCGCGCCGTTGCCGGTAACCCGCCGGGTGTAGCGCAGATCAAAGGCCCGGACATCCAGGAATGGGCGTCTACCGGTCTGCTCGACACCGACGTCTTGAAAGACGCAGCCAAGACAGAGAAGTGGGACAGCCTGCTCGACAAGAAAGTCTCCGATACCGTGAAGTACGAGGGTGACTACGTAGCCGTGCCGGTGAACATTCACCGCGTCAACTGGCTGTGGATCAACCCGGAAGTCTTCAAGAAAGCCGGCATCGAAAAAGCACCAACCACCCTTGAAGAATTCTACGCAGCCGGTGACAAGCTGAAGAAAGCGGGCTTCATCGCCCTGGCCCACGGCGGCCAGCCTTGGCAGGACAGCACCGTGTTCGAAGCGGTAGTTCTTTCGGTCATGGGCGTGGACGGCTACAAAAAAGCCCTGGTCGACCTGGATAACGCTGCATTGACCGGTCCTGAAATGGTCAAGGCGCTGACCGAGCTGAAGAAAGTCGCGACCTACATGGACGCCGACGGCAAAGGCCAGGACTGGAACCTGGAAGCGGCCAAAGTCATCAACGGCAAGGCCGGCATGCAGATCATGGGTGACTGGGCCAAGAGCGAGTGGACCGCAGCCAAGAAAGTCGCCGGCAAGGACTACGAGTGCGTAGCGTTCCCGGGCACCGACAAGGCCTTCACCTACAACATCGACTCCCTGGCGGTGTTCAAGCAGAAAGACAAGGGCACTGCTGCCGCGCAGCAGGACATTGCCAAGGTCGTGCTGGGTGAGAACTTCCAGAAAGTCTTCAGCATCAACAAGGGTTCGATCCCTGTTCGAATCGACATGCTGAACGACATGGGCAAGTACGGTTTCGACTCCTGCGCCCAGACCGCTGCCAAGGACTTCCTGGTGGACGCCAAGTCCGGCGGCCTGCAGCCGAGCATGGCGCACAACATGGCGACCACGCTGGCGGTACAAGGCGCGTTCTTTGATGTGGTGACCAACTTCATCAACGATCCGAAAGCCGATCCTGCGACTGCCGCCAAACAATTGGGCACGGCCGTCAAAGCTGCCAAGTAA
- a CDS encoding AGE family epimerase/isomerase: protein MDTFQPAFSSWLNAPAHQQWLAAEGLRLLAFAKASKLAEGFGNLDEKGRLPANAHAETMNTARMTHSFAMAHIQGLPGFAELVDHGIQALSGPLRDAEHGGWFAVAHHRDGNTGKAAYLHAFVALAASSAVVAQRPGAQALLDDAINIIDTHFWSEEEGAMRESFDRDWSAEEAYRGANSNMHATEAFLALADVTDEHRWLVRAQRIVERVIHGHAAANDFLVVEHFDRDWQPLREYNHDNPADGFRPYGTTPGHGFEWARLLLHLEAARVQAGMLTPGWLATDAQKLFDHNCRHGWNVDGAPGIVYTLDWDNRAVVRHRLHWTHCEASAAASALLKRTGDEQYETWYRLFWEFCDSHFIDRCDGSWHHELDPQNRPSADIWAGKPDLYHAWQAVLIPRLPLAPSMASALGQLSQSAPV, encoded by the coding sequence ATGGACACCTTCCAACCGGCGTTCAGCAGTTGGCTCAACGCACCTGCCCATCAGCAATGGCTCGCTGCCGAAGGCTTGCGCCTGCTCGCATTTGCCAAGGCTTCGAAGCTTGCCGAAGGCTTCGGTAACCTCGATGAAAAGGGCCGGCTGCCGGCCAACGCCCACGCCGAAACCATGAACACCGCACGCATGACCCACAGCTTCGCCATGGCGCACATCCAGGGCTTGCCGGGTTTTGCCGAGCTGGTCGATCACGGCATCCAGGCGCTCAGCGGCCCGTTGCGTGATGCCGAACACGGCGGCTGGTTTGCCGTCGCCCATCATCGCGATGGCAACACCGGCAAGGCCGCGTACCTGCATGCTTTCGTTGCGCTGGCCGCCAGTTCCGCCGTGGTCGCGCAACGCCCCGGCGCCCAAGCGTTGCTCGATGACGCGATCAACATCATCGACACGCATTTCTGGAGCGAGGAGGAGGGCGCAATGCGCGAATCCTTCGACCGCGACTGGAGCGCTGAAGAAGCCTACCGCGGCGCCAACAGCAACATGCACGCCACCGAAGCCTTTCTCGCCCTGGCGGATGTCACCGACGAGCACCGTTGGCTGGTCCGCGCTCAACGCATTGTCGAGCGGGTGATCCATGGTCACGCCGCCGCCAACGACTTCCTGGTGGTCGAGCATTTTGATCGCGACTGGCAGCCGCTGCGCGAATACAACCACGACAATCCGGCGGACGGTTTTCGTCCCTACGGCACCACGCCGGGCCACGGGTTCGAATGGGCGCGGCTGTTGCTGCACCTCGAAGCCGCGCGGGTTCAGGCCGGCATGCTCACGCCGGGCTGGCTGGCCACCGACGCGCAAAAACTCTTCGATCACAACTGCCGTCATGGCTGGAATGTCGATGGTGCGCCGGGGATTGTCTACACCCTCGACTGGGACAACCGCGCGGTGGTTCGCCACCGATTGCACTGGACCCATTGCGAAGCCAGCGCTGCCGCCAGCGCGCTGCTTAAACGCACCGGCGATGAGCAATACGAAACCTGGTACCGGTTGTTCTGGGAATTCTGTGACAGTCATTTCATCGACCGTTGCGATGGCAGTTGGCACCATGAACTCGATCCGCAAAACCGTCCGAGCGCCGATATCTGGGCCGGAAAACCTGATCTGTATCACGCCTGGCAAGCTGTCCTGATTCCGCGCCTGCCACTGGCGCCGAGCATGGCCAGTGCCTTGGGGCAGTTGTCCCAGAGCGCTCCTGTGTAA
- a CDS encoding ATP-binding protein: MATEFLRSLAARVPMPRSLLGRMLLLTLLAVLFAQALSSVIWVSQLRATQLEGLVTSARSLAHSMTASVSYFRSLPVAFRPLVLDQLRSMGGTRFVVTLNDKPLGMEVLPITPRKEAVLKAVDQVLRESLGQDTDISVTFVSPEDLRIFNSGLKLDELPRSWAHYALTLEPVNPPVLVTQIQMAPGEWLYIASLLPEPYTSLEEQGLPAQQVWFIVLTSGFLLLFIGLLVHWQSRPLKRLARAARDMSLGAEVEPVAEGGGSEVVEVGRAFNAMRERISRYLTERSQLFSAISHDLRTPITRLRLRVELLEDEQLQAKFGRDLDELELLVKGALQCVKDTDIHENIEPVDLNHVLDCLVEPYLAPNGNGRVTQQGRALAAYPGKPLALKRCIGNLIDNALKYGQNAHLHIDDDESAFILHVDDEGPGVPEQRMEQVFEPHFRLAGQQQGYGLGLGIARNIAHSHGGEVSLQNLREGGLRVTLQLPRSID; this comes from the coding sequence ATGGCCACTGAGTTTCTCCGCTCTCTCGCTGCCCGCGTGCCGATGCCACGTTCGCTGCTCGGGCGCATGTTGCTGCTGACCCTGCTGGCGGTGCTGTTCGCACAGGCGTTGTCGAGCGTGATCTGGGTCTCGCAACTGCGCGCCACCCAGCTCGAAGGCCTGGTCACCAGCGCCCGCAGCCTGGCGCATTCGATGACCGCCAGCGTCAGTTATTTCCGCTCGCTGCCGGTCGCGTTTCGGCCATTGGTACTCGACCAATTGCGCAGCATGGGCGGCACCCGGTTCGTGGTGACCCTTAACGACAAGCCCTTGGGCATGGAAGTGCTGCCGATCACCCCGCGCAAGGAAGCCGTGCTCAAGGCTGTGGACCAGGTGTTGCGCGAGTCCCTCGGCCAAGACACGGATATCTCTGTAACCTTCGTCAGCCCCGAAGACCTGCGGATCTTCAACAGCGGGCTGAAGCTCGATGAATTGCCGCGCTCCTGGGCGCATTACGCGCTCACGCTGGAACCGGTGAACCCGCCGGTGCTGGTCACGCAAATTCAGATGGCGCCGGGCGAGTGGCTGTACATCGCATCCTTGCTGCCCGAGCCCTACACCAGTCTTGAAGAGCAAGGCCTGCCAGCGCAGCAAGTCTGGTTCATCGTCCTCACCAGCGGCTTCTTGCTGTTGTTCATTGGCTTGCTGGTGCACTGGCAAAGTCGTCCGCTCAAGCGTCTGGCGCGAGCAGCGCGGGACATGTCCCTCGGTGCCGAAGTCGAGCCGGTGGCAGAGGGCGGCGGCAGTGAAGTGGTGGAAGTGGGCCGCGCGTTCAACGCAATGCGCGAGCGCATCAGCCGCTACCTGACCGAACGCAGCCAGTTGTTCAGCGCGATTTCCCATGACCTGCGCACGCCGATTACCCGCTTGCGACTGCGGGTCGAATTGCTTGAAGACGAACAGCTGCAAGCCAAGTTCGGCCGCGATCTGGATGAACTGGAGCTGTTGGTCAAAGGCGCGCTGCAATGCGTGAAAGACACCGACATCCACGAAAACATCGAACCGGTGGACCTCAACCATGTGCTCGATTGCCTGGTGGAACCGTACCTGGCGCCCAACGGCAATGGGCGCGTGACTCAACAGGGCCGGGCGCTGGCGGCGTATCCGGGCAAACCGCTGGCGCTCAAGCGTTGCATTGGCAACCTGATCGACAACGCGCTGAAGTATGGGCAGAACGCGCATTTGCACATCGATGACGACGAGAGCGCTTTCATCCTGCACGTCGATGACGAAGGGCCGGGCGTGCCGGAGCAACGGATGGAGCAGGTGTTCGAACCGCATTTCCGCCTGGCCGGGCAGCAGCAGGGTTATGGCTTGGGGTTGGGGATTGCGCGCAACATTGCCCATAGCCATGGCGGTGAGGTCAGCCTGCAGAATCTGCGTGAGGGCGGGTTGCGGGTGACGTTGCAGTTGCCTCGTTCGATCGATTGA
- a CDS encoding response regulator produces the protein MSSVNKSILLVDDDQEIRELLDTYLTRAGFQVRTTPDGAGFRQAMNDAPSDLVILDVMLPDEDGFSLCRWIRQHPRQAQVPIIMLTASSDEADRVIGLELGADDYLGKPFSPRELQARIKALLRRAQFGQERSGGEVLAFDDWRLDMVSHRLFHIDGEEVILSGADFALLKLFLDHPQEILDRDTIGNATRGRDLMPLDRIVDMAVSRLRQRLRDTEKPPRLIRTVRGSGYQLAANVVASNGH, from the coding sequence GTGAGCTCAGTCAACAAGTCGATTTTGTTGGTCGATGACGATCAAGAGATACGCGAGTTGCTGGACACCTACCTGACCCGCGCCGGTTTCCAGGTCCGTACCACGCCCGATGGCGCAGGCTTTCGCCAAGCCATGAACGACGCGCCGAGCGATCTGGTGATCCTCGACGTGATGCTGCCGGACGAAGACGGTTTCAGCCTCTGCCGCTGGATCCGCCAGCACCCGCGCCAGGCGCAGGTGCCGATCATTATGCTCACCGCCAGCTCCGACGAAGCCGACCGTGTCATCGGCCTGGAACTGGGCGCCGATGACTACCTCGGCAAACCCTTCAGCCCCCGTGAATTACAGGCGCGTATCAAGGCCTTGTTGCGTCGCGCCCAGTTCGGTCAGGAGCGTTCCGGCGGTGAAGTGCTGGCGTTCGATGACTGGCGGCTGGACATGGTCAGTCACCGGTTATTCCACATCGACGGCGAAGAAGTGATTCTCTCCGGGGCTGATTTTGCGCTGCTGAAACTGTTCCTCGATCACCCCCAGGAAATCCTCGATCGCGACACCATCGGCAACGCTACACGTGGCCGCGACTTGATGCCGCTGGATCGCATCGTCGACATGGCGGTCAGCCGTTTGCGCCAGCGTCTGCGCGATACCGAGAAACCGCCGCGACTGATTCGTACCGTGCGCGGCAGCGGCTACCAACTGGCAGCCAATGTGGTTGCCAGCAATGGCCACTGA
- a CDS encoding glucokinase: MKLALVGDIGGTNARFALWKNQQLEAIQVLATADHASPEEAIALYLSGLGLAPGSIGSVCLSVAGPVSGDEFKFTNNHWRLSRKGFCKTLQVDQLLLVNDFSAMALGMTRLQPDEFRVVCEGTPEPLRPAVVIGPGTGLGVGTLLDLGEGRFAALPGEGGHVDLPLSSPRETQLWQHIFNEIGHVSAETALSGSGLPRVYRAICAVDGHEPVLDTPESITAAGLAGDPIALEVLEQFCCWLGRVAGNNVLTTGARGGVYIVGGVIPRFADFFVESGFARCFADKGCMSDYFKGIPVWLVTAPYSGLMGAGVALDQA; the protein is encoded by the coding sequence TTGAAACTGGCTTTGGTCGGTGACATCGGTGGGACCAACGCACGTTTCGCGTTGTGGAAAAACCAGCAACTGGAAGCAATCCAGGTGTTGGCGACGGCCGACCACGCCAGCCCGGAGGAGGCCATTGCCCTCTACCTGAGCGGGCTTGGCCTGGCGCCGGGTTCGATCGGCTCTGTGTGCCTGTCGGTCGCCGGCCCGGTGAGCGGTGACGAATTCAAGTTCACTAACAATCACTGGCGGCTCAGTCGCAAAGGTTTTTGCAAGACCTTGCAGGTCGATCAACTGTTGCTGGTCAATGATTTCTCGGCCATGGCGCTGGGCATGACCCGTTTGCAGCCGGACGAGTTTCGCGTTGTGTGCGAAGGCACGCCGGAACCGTTGCGGCCGGCCGTGGTGATCGGTCCGGGTACGGGCCTGGGCGTTGGCACCTTGCTGGACCTGGGCGAAGGCCGTTTCGCCGCGTTGCCGGGGGAGGGTGGTCACGTCGATTTGCCTCTGAGCAGTCCGCGTGAAACCCAACTGTGGCAGCACATCTTCAATGAGATCGGGCATGTGAGCGCTGAAACCGCGTTGAGCGGCAGCGGTTTGCCGCGGGTCTACCGGGCGATTTGTGCGGTGGACGGGCATGAGCCGGTGCTCGATACCCCGGAGTCGATTACCGCTGCCGGTCTGGCGGGTGATCCGATTGCACTGGAAGTGCTGGAGCAGTTCTGCTGCTGGCTCGGCCGTGTCGCCGGCAATAACGTGCTGACCACGGGTGCGCGCGGTGGCGTGTACATCGTTGGCGGGGTGATTCCACGGTTTGCCGATTTCTTCGTTGAAAGCGGTTTCGCCCGGTGCTTCGCCGACAAGGGCTGCATGAGCGATTACTTCAAAGGCATCCCGGTGTGGCTGGTGACGGCGCCGTATTCCGGGTTGATGGGTGCGGGTGTGGCGCTCGATCAGGCCTGA